GAGTATTGGCGAGCATAAAAAGAGAAAACGAGATGACAGAGGATAAGTACACATCGAAAAGATTTGACATCCAGCCGGAAGACGCTATTGATGTGGTGGTGCTGGAGACCATACCGTTTGACTACCCCGGTTCCGGGACCGAAGTAGTCTACGAGACCGGGGAGTTCACCGCCGTCTGCCCCTGGACCGGCCTGCCCGACTTCGGTCGGCTGACCATCCGCTACCTGCCACAGGACTCGCTGGTAGAGCTGAAATCGCTCAAGTACTACCTGACCTCGTTCCGCAACGTGGGCATCCTCCAGGAGCACGTCGTTAACCGGATTCTCAACGACCTCGTAGCGCTCCTGAAACCG
The Dehalococcoidales bacterium DNA segment above includes these coding regions:
- the queF gene encoding preQ(1) synthase; protein product: MTEDKYTSKRFDIQPEDAIDVVVLETIPFDYPGSGTEVVYETGEFTAVCPWTGLPDFGRLTIRYLPQDSLVELKSLKYYLTSFRNVGILQEHVVNRILNDLVALLKPVSMAVEAEYRERGGIKGRAVARYRNENRDKDDAENESQ